The Salvelinus namaycush isolate Seneca chromosome 5, SaNama_1.0, whole genome shotgun sequence genome segment GCTAGGACCTCTGTCCTCTGGAATAGGTTTTCAGAGTGTACATCGTAGGGTGTGTCTGCCTCGTACAGCAACCCGGAAGCACCGGTGGTGCTGGGAGGAGCTTCACTACTGattacagtctcctctgtcacgTCCAGAGACCGTTCAGGGACCTGGgtctgacacacagacagagggagaaagagagacttcGATTTTCACAGCAACTATAAAACCACAGGGATAGTATTAAGTCCTTGCCATGCCAGCAGTGCGAGGCGAAATGAAACAATCACACCACCGGCTCAAAAGCCCACACTAAAGTCAGTTAAAAAGAGAGGCATACCTCTGTTTCAGTCTCAGTTTCTGTCTCAGCTATTTCTGTGCTCAGGTCAGTGACTGTAAACATCTCCACGGCGGTTGAAAGTTCTGGTAGAGAGTCCTGGGTTGGCTCTGCTTCAGGAGCGGCGAACACCCTTTTCACTTTGACTCGCTCAGTGACCTCACCGATAGCTGAGGAGGAAAataatctaaaatgtattgaccCCAAAGAGAAATTTGGTTCGCAGGCAGGGCTAACATGATAAACAACAAATCACAACAATGCCAGTGCTAATGGATTCACTACTAATGATAGAGGCCCTTTTCATAATGAGTCGACCAACAACGTCACACAACCCCTGTCATACCGACTCAGAAATAGACCGCAAGCCAGATCTGTTTGGGTGTTCttgtacagtacattatagtCTATGGTTCAGTATCACTTCAGGTTAGGGTATATGAAATAATGACTCATTCTTTATTGAACGTCTCTCTACATGACATGTGCTGGGTAATTAACATAGTCTTGGTTGACTGCATGTGAAACATCTGTGCTTTCACCGCCTCCGTAGGTCCATTGTGATCCTGCAGTACCAGTGTGCCCTAGTAGTCTAAACAAAGTCAAACGGTTTCTGTGCACCGTCTAGGACCTTCGTAGAGCCAGTACAATTATAGCTTTACATACAGCTAAAACAATTAACATGGCATTATCAGGTTGCTATGTAAATGACATTAGGAAACAAGGGTGAAATATTTTAGAAGAAGGTAACCATTGCTTACTCATATCACCGGACCCTGAGCCAGAGTTGTAACTGTCGTCGTCTACGGAGTCTCCTGATTGGTCATCCAGGTACAGGTAATCCGACTGGGCCGAGATCTGTGAATGGAGAACAGATGAAGGAAAAAGTGTCTCCACCATATAAACTGAATTCTACAGGTACCCACATGCTATTTaggcaataaggcctgaggggtgTGGCATATGTCCAATATACAACGGCTATGCACGCTGCAACGCAGAATACAGCCTAGATACAGCCCATAGcatgttggccatataccacaaacccgcaaaatgccttattgctattatgaaaTAGTTCCACAtaaatagaacagtaaacaagaGCGTTTGCATCATACCCATGGTAAA includes the following:
- the LOC120048877 gene encoding syndecan-2-like, whose translation is MTNTWMLLTLAVATCFMSETISAQSDYLYLDDQSGDSVDDDSYNSGSGSGDMTIGEVTERVKVKRVFAAPEAEPTQDSLPELSTAVEMFTVTDLSTEIAETETETETETQVPERSLDVTEETVISSEAPPSTTGASGLLYEADTPYDVHSENLFQRTEVLAAVIAGGVIGLLFAIFLILLLVYRMRKKDEGSYVLGERKAPSSAYQKAPTKEFYA